In the Corynebacterium kroppenstedtii genome, one interval contains:
- a CDS encoding HNH endonuclease: MLRSRICSSCGVWFVLWGSRANKEKERRLIELRGLRLKIPLDAELGCCLWCGNPLEYNGRGRKPKYCSRSCRQRAYECRVSGNIGLFEHLKQFHTCYLCGKPLDWSDPLGVCVDHVIPTIRGGMTIPENLRPVHVECNAIKGEKLLDPSEFGLR, from the coding sequence GTGTTGAGGAGTCGAATTTGTAGTTCGTGCGGTGTGTGGTTCGTGTTGTGGGGAAGCCGCGCGAACAAGGAAAAGGAAAGGAGGTTGATTGAGTTGAGGGGATTAAGGCTGAAAATTCCTTTAGACGCTGAGCTTGGTTGTTGTCTTTGGTGTGGAAACCCTCTTGAGTACAACGGGCGTGGTCGGAAACCGAAGTATTGCTCTAGATCGTGTAGGCAGCGCGCATATGAGTGTCGAGTAAGCGGCAATATTGGATTATTTGAGCACTTGAAGCAATTTCACACTTGCTATTTATGTGGGAAGCCTCTCGATTGGTCAGACCCTCTAGGGGTTTGCGTTGACCATGTTATCCCAACGATTCGTGGCGGCATGACTATTCCAGAGAATCTTCGTCCTGTTCATGTGGAATGTAATGCGATTAAGGGTGAGAAGCTCTTAGATCCTTCTGAGTTTGGTCTCAGGTGA
- a CDS encoding helix-turn-helix domain-containing protein — MPKKRRQVFSVRRVYRVGEVADMLGLSANSVYALVRSGQLRTLPKRSPFSDWRIPAWAVDEFVGEGLR, encoded by the coding sequence ATGCCTAAGAAAAGAAGGCAAGTTTTTAGTGTACGCCGTGTGTATCGAGTTGGTGAAGTGGCGGACATGTTGGGGTTGAGTGCGAATTCGGTGTATGCGCTGGTTCGTAGTGGCCAGTTGCGGACTTTGCCGAAGCGGTCGCCGTTTTCTGATTGGCGTATTCCGGCTTGGGCTGTTGATGAGTTTGTGGGGGAGGGGTTGAGGTGA
- a CDS encoding YqaJ viral recombinase family protein, with the protein MSEKQCRLLEFDSEQEWLEARKRYFTATMMADLATGGSGSRERVYRDRHGLSKPFVGNSYTQWGHERETVLVNYAREHVDSRLEHNTGLYVSTQIEGAACTPDAVGCREDGTVAVLAEAKTTKNMWWKREDVPDRYLWQIQWQLLVTGAEACVLVFEYHEDFVPQGVDYFLIRPDKDTQERLLALLARQKDFEADHVEARLPDFFADRVCELSKLKAQARELEDELKAEIKEFTGGEDFSYSDDRVQVTLSTPKRSSRFDTAGFKRAEPELYERFVKPGKAPSQRVTLKWKGAA; encoded by the coding sequence ATGTCGGAAAAGCAATGCAGGCTTTTGGAGTTTGATTCTGAGCAGGAGTGGTTGGAGGCCCGGAAGCGGTATTTCACCGCTACGATGATGGCGGATCTGGCGACTGGTGGTTCCGGTTCCCGTGAGCGTGTGTATCGGGATCGGCATGGGTTGAGCAAGCCGTTTGTGGGTAATTCGTATACACAGTGGGGGCATGAGCGGGAGACGGTGTTGGTGAATTACGCGCGGGAGCATGTGGACTCCAGACTGGAGCACAACACTGGGTTGTATGTGTCCACGCAAATAGAGGGTGCTGCGTGTACCCCGGACGCTGTGGGTTGCCGTGAGGATGGCACTGTTGCGGTGTTGGCTGAGGCGAAGACCACCAAGAACATGTGGTGGAAGCGTGAGGATGTTCCGGACCGCTACTTGTGGCAGATCCAGTGGCAGTTGTTGGTGACGGGGGCTGAGGCGTGTGTGCTGGTGTTTGAGTATCACGAGGATTTTGTGCCTCAGGGCGTGGATTATTTCCTCATTCGCCCGGATAAGGACACGCAGGAAAGGCTCCTGGCTTTGTTGGCTCGTCAGAAGGATTTTGAGGCCGATCATGTGGAGGCCCGGTTGCCCGATTTCTTTGCGGATCGCGTTTGTGAGTTGTCGAAGTTGAAGGCTCAGGCCCGCGAGCTGGAGGATGAGCTTAAAGCGGAGATTAAAGAGTTTACCGGTGGCGAGGATTTCAGCTATTCGGATGATCGGGTGCAGGTAACGCTGTCTACGCCGAAGCGGTCGTCCCGGTTTGATACCGCCGGGTTCAAGAGGGCGGAGCCGGAGTTGTATGAGCGGTTTGTGAAGCCGGGGAAGGCCCCTTCTCAGCGGGTCACATTGAAGTGGAAGGGGGCCGCGTAA
- a CDS encoding phage antirepressor N-terminal domain-containing protein has product MKQLVTIPVPGAQEELKAVQTEDGTQWAAARHICDVLGIDWGSQSVKLKNKSWATVAMITTVAEDGKQRTMFMVDRRTLTMWLATIDTNRVAPEVRPTLEAFQNEAADALDRYFNEGGAINPRATEHQQKALMFELRSQMELAQAAKGLIHDDFLEAKARIILARGMGETPQLDPARKPLYVQDFLKSKGLSKKQLSAKAPMFGKRLKAAWTDVHGVVPQKVPVELPNGRVIEAYGYTEADRSLMQQVWDEYFAVTA; this is encoded by the coding sequence ATGAAGCAGTTAGTAACTATACCAGTTCCAGGCGCTCAAGAGGAACTGAAAGCCGTTCAGACTGAGGATGGTACACAGTGGGCGGCAGCTCGGCACATTTGCGATGTGCTTGGTATCGACTGGGGTAGTCAGAGTGTCAAGCTAAAGAACAAGTCATGGGCAACCGTTGCGATGATCACCACGGTTGCTGAGGACGGCAAGCAGCGCACTATGTTCATGGTTGATCGTCGGACACTGACCATGTGGCTCGCCACGATCGACACTAACCGCGTCGCCCCGGAAGTCCGACCCACACTCGAAGCCTTCCAGAACGAAGCAGCAGACGCCCTCGACCGCTACTTCAACGAAGGCGGTGCGATCAACCCACGCGCGACCGAGCACCAACAAAAGGCGTTGATGTTTGAGCTGCGCTCACAGATGGAACTCGCCCAAGCGGCGAAAGGCCTTATCCACGACGATTTTCTGGAAGCCAAGGCCCGCATCATCCTAGCCCGCGGGATGGGGGAGACCCCACAGTTGGACCCGGCCCGGAAACCGCTGTATGTGCAGGATTTCCTCAAGAGCAAGGGCTTGTCGAAGAAACAGTTGTCGGCTAAAGCCCCCATGTTTGGAAAGCGTTTGAAGGCTGCGTGGACGGATGTTCATGGCGTGGTTCCGCAGAAGGTTCCGGTCGAGTTGCCGAACGGTCGGGTGATTGAGGCTTATGGCTACACGGAGGCGGACCGGTCTTTGATGCAGCAGGTTTGGGACGAATACTTCGCCGTCACCGCCTAA